One window from the genome of Bacteroidales bacterium encodes:
- a CDS encoding 1-acyl-sn-glycerol-3-phosphate acyltransferase — protein MAESLEEKMCRFSKGYAFVLHVFVRPAFTFFYRKIQVIGKKRVPRKGPIIYTPNHQNALMDAICILCTRDRQPVFVARADIFQKPFVIKILHFLRILPIYRRRDGVNTSDNNQETFDILLKVLHHGLAVGIMPEGIHNEMKRLQILQKGVFRFALKAQEKFGNLPGVKIIPVGIEYSDTRKFRSDVIINYGEAIEMSDYYDLYIENPPRAFKQLQDTLSNKMKEGMINIENEEFYHEIEQARLFYEKRAIRRLGLKYNKGRDRLTAQQKVIHAMEDYAQEKHAEMVEMSDQIKEYVTIINKYDFRDWVVEDQPYSFSFLSLLMLLSILGFPFWLLGMIFNYIPYKLSQYSSGKIKDPQFVSSVQFVAGIVVFPVYYLIITILFIIFIPCIWGILTMVILFVPSALFAFNYYLFLKKVGARYRFCSLKRKKNKEILRSIELRRSIFEILDKIVV, from the coding sequence ATGGCTGAAAGTTTGGAAGAAAAAATGTGCCGTTTTTCGAAGGGATATGCATTTGTATTACATGTTTTCGTTCGTCCGGCATTTACTTTTTTTTACCGTAAAATTCAGGTAATTGGAAAGAAAAGGGTTCCCAGGAAAGGCCCGATTATTTATACACCTAATCATCAGAATGCTTTGATGGATGCAATCTGTATTCTTTGTACCAGGGACCGGCAACCGGTGTTTGTTGCACGGGCAGATATTTTTCAGAAACCATTTGTTATCAAAATCCTTCATTTTCTCCGTATACTTCCTATTTACCGCAGACGGGACGGTGTAAATACTTCCGATAATAACCAGGAGACATTTGATATTCTGCTGAAAGTACTCCATCATGGCCTTGCTGTAGGTATTATGCCGGAAGGAATTCATAATGAGATGAAGAGGTTGCAGATATTACAAAAAGGGGTTTTCCGGTTTGCATTAAAGGCACAGGAAAAGTTCGGCAATCTTCCGGGGGTAAAAATTATTCCTGTTGGGATCGAATATTCTGATACCCGAAAGTTCCGGAGCGATGTGATCATCAATTACGGGGAAGCCATTGAGATGTCGGATTACTATGATTTATACATTGAAAATCCACCCAGGGCATTCAAACAATTGCAGGATACCCTTTCCAACAAGATGAAAGAAGGTATGATCAACATTGAGAATGAGGAATTCTATCATGAAATCGAGCAAGCACGACTGTTTTATGAAAAACGTGCTATCCGGCGCCTGGGACTGAAATATAATAAGGGGAGGGATAGACTGACGGCACAACAGAAGGTGATCCATGCCATGGAGGATTATGCACAGGAAAAGCATGCCGAAATGGTAGAAATGTCTGACCAGATAAAAGAATATGTGACAATAATCAATAAATATGATTTCCGTGATTGGGTGGTTGAAGATCAGCCATATTCTTTTTCCTTTTTATCACTACTTATGTTACTCTCTATTTTAGGATTCCCATTTTGGCTGTTAGGAATGATATTCAATTATATTCCTTACAAGCTTTCCCAGTATAGCTCCGGAAAAATAAAGGATCCGCAATTTGTAAGTTCTGTTCAATTTGTAGCAGGAATTGTCGTTTTTCCTGTGTATTACCTTATTATAACCATTTTATTTATTATTTTTATTCCCTGTATCTGGGGAATTCTGACTATGGTTATATTGTTTGTACCCTCAGCTTTATTTGCATTTAATTATTATCTTTTTCTAAAAAAAGTAGGTGCCCGTTACCGGTTTTGTAGCCTTAAACGCAAAAAAAACAAGGAAATATTGAGGTCTATTGAGTTACGCAGATCTATATTTGAGATACTGGATAAAATAGTTGTATAA
- the tsaE gene encoding tRNA (adenosine(37)-N6)-threonylcarbamoyltransferase complex ATPase subunit type 1 TsaE yields MTSIEFSLSDIGSAARRFLTLTSGHKLFAFYGAMGAGKTTFIKSLCEELGVSKTVTSPTFSLVNEYNAGKNGMIYHFDFYRINKPEEVFDFGGEEYFSSGNYCFIEWPEKAEISLPKDICKVLIEETDGMVRRITFPEMDG; encoded by the coding sequence ATGACTTCGATTGAGTTTTCACTATCAGATATTGGTTCGGCTGCCCGCCGGTTTCTAACGCTTACCTCAGGGCATAAGCTTTTTGCTTTTTATGGTGCCATGGGAGCCGGGAAAACGACATTTATAAAATCCCTGTGTGAAGAATTGGGTGTCAGTAAGACCGTAACCAGTCCGACTTTTTCATTGGTCAATGAATATAATGCAGGAAAAAACGGAATGATCTACCATTTTGATTTTTACCGTATCAATAAGCCGGAAGAGGTGTTTGATTTTGGTGGTGAAGAGTATTTTTCATCAGGTAATTACTGTTTTATCGAATGGCCTGAGAAGGCGGAAATATCCTTACCTAAGGATATTTGTAAGGTACTGATCGAGGAAACTGATGGTATGGTACGTAGAATAACTTTTCCCGAAATGGATGGATAG